DNA from Ananas comosus cultivar F153 linkage group 12, ASM154086v1, whole genome shotgun sequence:
GTGGCAGCTTCGTCGTATCCTTCTCGAACGCAGCGCCTGATCCGGAGAAAGACAGCGCGGCGGTGCAGGAGTTTCTCGCCAACATGGAAGCTGCTTTCAGGGCCCACACACTTTGGGCTGGCAGTTCAGAAGAAGAGCTAGAAAATGCTGGTGAGGTAATCTTCTTATATCCACTGCAATTGTAATTTCAGATGTTTTCTTTTCCGCGACAACGAATATGCTATTCGTCATCATGAAATATTGTTATTCTTCTACTGATGAGATTGTGGCGTTTTCGAACTTCGTAATCTCTGTGTTTACGATCGACTCTTTAGGCAGGACAAGAAGTTAAGGCGATTAACGAATAAAATCGCACGGTGGTCCTCTTGTCTCCGAGTAGATAAAATAAGTCTCTCTTATATGCATGTTTgtacacaagaaaaaaaaaaaacttcttctCTTGCAATCTCGCATACTATTATTTTATTGATTATTTTACCTGTTGCGTGAATGGTTATGAGGTTCGTTTTATTGAATCCCCATCCAGCATGTGGATACTGAAGTATCCCTACTTGTATGCGTTCTCTGTTCTTTGCTTTTTCTCTATGAGCTTTATGAACTTCCGGCGTAATGtcaaaaatgttttttttttttttcttgcaggGTCTTGAGAAATATGTCATGACGAGGTTATATAATCGGGTATTTGCGTCAGTTCCTGAAGATGTGCACAGCGATGAGGAGCTTTTCGAGAAGATGGCTTTAGTGCAGCAATTTGTCAAACCTGAGAATTTGGATATAAAGCCAGAATTTCGAAACGAGCCATCGTTGTCGGTGAGTGAACCAGGGGAGCTATGAATATTCACCCCGTTGCAATCTCATCAATCCATCTCTAGTGCCATGATTCAGgttttaccttttttattttgggtaGTAATCACATTGCTCTGCATGAAATTATTGTAATGTTCATGGCGCAAACTCTGCAAAATAAATGTCTGGATAAGCACACACCTTTATGTGGCCCATAAAGTTTTCTACGCTTACCGAGAATTGACAAAAGTTAGAAATGGCTTACCAAGTTAAGATTAACCTCTTTGTATTAATGGTGCAACTCGTTTTGGCCGtcttttttgataattttattggCTGATCTCTCTTCCATATCATTTTCTATTCCTCTATTATCTGTTACAGAAGGTGCATTTTCTTGTTATCACGTGTTATTGTAGTATGTATTGTCATGAAGCTAGTTCAATTGTTACTACTGTGCTATTTGCTCATGTTACTACTGACACAGGACTTCTTATATTGCTTAAGAGTTGTTACTACTAAATCCTGTATTTTGTCTCCTCtagttgtttttgttttgtttgttaGCGTAAAAATCTTAAGAAAAGGATATCTGAGATCTTAGCCTATTATTCTTTTGAGGTGTATATATTGTGTATGCATGCCCTATTTTGTGAAGTGTTTGTATGTGCGTGGCTAAAATTTTCTAGTGGTGCACATTTGAGGCTTATTTAATGTATGGTATATGTAGTCCTACTTCTGACGTGTATATATTGTGTACGTACGCCCTAGTTTGTCAAGTGTTTATATGTGTGTGGTTAACATATTCTAGCGGTGCACATTTGAGACTTATATGTATTGATATATCTGTTCCTACTTCTCTTATAGCTTGCACAGAAGGTACTGCAGAAGATTAACACTTACAAGGCTCCTAGGGACAAATTAATCTGCATCCTTAACTGCTGCAAAGTCATCAGCAACTCACTGATAAATGCTTCTGTTGTGTCGAACGAGGGCCCTCCGGGAGCTGATGAATTTTTTCCGGTGCTAGTTTACGTCACTATAAAGGTCGACCCAAGTTCCAATGCATATACATAccaaaaaaagttaataatgcAATAGTCATATCATTCTATTTTGCGAAAGTAGCATACTGAACTCTGAAATTGTATATTATTAACATAGTGATTTTCCTGCTAGTGTCTTTTGCTTCCTGTTACTTTATTATGTCAAGTATTTTACTATGGAAATTTATCCTTCTTGTATGTTATAAACCTGGGAGGATTGATTAACCTCTTTTGTTCATGCAGGCGAACCCTCCACAATTGCATTCAAATCTACTGTACATACAACGTTACAGACGTCAATCACGATTGGTCTCTGAAGCAGCATATTTCTTCACTAACATTCTCTCTGCGGAATCGTTCATTTGGAACATTGATGCACAGTCACTTTCCATGGATGAAGTCGAATTCCAAAAGCAAATGGACTCCGCTAAAGATCATTTATTAGTACTCTCAACCAACTCAGAAAATCACAGATCGGAAACATTGGATGCTACCGGTGATTCCGAACTAAAAGATGAAAATTCTGAAGCAAGCAAGGACTTAGAGAATTTGGATGGAAAGGATAAATTAATTATGAGTGGGCCATCGACCGAAGATTTAGAGAAGAAAGGAAGCGTTGAGCTTCTCATGGACGATAATGTGAGCAGATATTTTCAAGATTACCCTTTTCTATATGCTCAAGCTGGAGATTTAACAGTAGGTGATGTAGAAAACCTCCTCGATAATTACAAACAACTTGTTCTTAGGTACGTTTCTCTATCCAAAAGAGCCAGCATTATAAGTGAAACACCATCAAAAACTGATGAATGTTGAGGATTCTCAATTTGTTAAGTATACTGGCATAAATGATAAAAAACATGAAAGGATTTGTAGATAAGAGGACACATTTCAATAAGAATCTTAAAGCCAGTAAATGGACATTCCTACTTTATTCTATACTTGGGATGAAGAGAAATTTTCTTCTACTGCTGGAGAGAAGTGCAGAAGTGTAGTAAGCAGCTGTATCAAAATTACGTCTATCTTGATTTTTATGTTCCAGTAATCAAAAGTTGCTAAGAATATGAAGAGATCCTTCTTGGGTTCAGCTGGAATTGATCTCAGAAGCATCTTGTCACCCACATGCTGTTCGGAGATGCGGAATGTATAGATGTTTGTTTGTTCATTATTGTTGTGGTATGGTTTTGAACCCTTGGTTTAAATTTTGATTCAGGGCATCTGTTTCGAATTATCTTGTATCTTGGCTCGAATTATCTTGTACCTTGTCTTGTAGGTTCAAGTTGCTCCTAGAAACCAAGGGCTCCGATTATTCGGAGCATCTATTTTGATACACTAAACCTtcaaaaaaggggggaaaaagaaaaaaaaatccctctGTGACAACAAGTATCAGTTATTGAATTTTTAGCTgccttattttatatatgtttaattttttttattttgtttaataaaGTTGAGTTTATATGTATGTCCAATGTACTACTACATCTTTGTCACAACGTGTGATGCGGATCGACTACACTTCAACAGTAAATGCCAATGTACTACTAGCTCTTTGTCACAACTTGTTTTGCAGACCACTTATAAATAGTACATATAGCAATAGAAATAAAGAAACTCATTTAAATATGGGCTCGCTTATTTAGCTTTTTGATAaacaattaattgaattttgagCTTCATCTTGCTTGCATTTGGATTGCTTCAGCTCAAGCTTTAAAGAGCATTGAATAGAGTATGATAAATGTAacatttttcatcaaaattctTGTTTTCTTCTACATCTTTCTGAAACATAGAGTTCTTGTAAACCAAAACTTCAATTATGTAGCTTGTCTTTTTAGATGAGCCCTTCTAGGAGATCAAATTTGGCTTGAGTTGAGTTTAATCCTTCAGGTGGGCTAGAGCTTGAGCCAAACTTAGCTTGCGAATGTTCAGTTTGCTTACACCCTATTTAGCGATCAggttaaaagttaaaacaacTAGTAATTAATGATAGACGACTAATAGAACATGAAAAGCTGAGGTTCTCAGAAAGCAGTAGACTGTCTAGTAATTACTTGCATTTGCTATGAAATGTTTTAGGGGTCCATTTGAAAATGGCTTATAATTGAGTGGGTCCCTGCACATTTTTGAGGTAAAAATAAGACAGGGATGTGGAATGTGGCAGACCAACCACATTGTTGCTTAGATAAGGTTTCACCTTCCCTCTTGGGAACACAAATATAGTTTGTTTCCTTTTTGAGCCCAGAAGTAAAGAGATAGAAGCTTGCTTCTGTCCCTAGTtttagactatatatatatatatatatatcacctcTCACCAGCATTTTGACTCCAAGGCTATATAATTTGTTGGGCATAGATTTGATTCTTACTCCAATTTTATTCTAATCTCCAAATAATGATCTTCATGTGACTTTTGACTCTCAGAAGGTTTTTAGTGGTTTCCACATTGATATGAGTAATGGTACTCGGTCATTTTTGTAGCATTTAGTGATTTGTGCTCCCTCTTATCTCTGCTTTTAATCTACATTATGTTtaaagaaactaaaatttaaacctATATAAAGTTGAAACTTAACTGGTAGTTGTGATAGATTGATGGAATAGATGGCAGATCAACTTTGCGGTCCATAGATGATGTAGTTGACAAAGTCAGGAAAATAATTTCTTATGATGCTGTCTTTATGTGGTGAGAATGGAATAAATGATCATATCATAGCTGTAATcagatatatatttatgatcA
Protein-coding regions in this window:
- the LOC109718722 gene encoding vacuolar protein sorting-associated protein 9A-like, with amino-acid sequence MEGSSPSAPPLAWHHFLDRMRHPSAADLVRSIKSFVVSFSNAAPDPEKDSAAVQEFLANMEAAFRAHTLWAGSSEEELENAGEGLEKYVMTRLYNRVFASVPEDVHSDEELFEKMALVQQFVKPENLDIKPEFRNEPSLSLAQKVLQKINTYKAPRDKLICILNCCKVISNSLINASVVSNEGPPGADEFFPVLVYVTIKANPPQLHSNLLYIQRYRRQSRLVSEAAYFFTNILSAESFIWNIDAQSLSMDEVEFQKQMDSAKDHLLVLSTNSENHRSETLDATGDSELKDENSEASKDLENLDGKDKLIMSGPSTEDLEKKGSVELLMDDNVSRYFQDYPFLYAQAGDLTVGDVENLLDNYKQLVLRYVSLSKRASIISETPSKTDEC